The segment TGCGACGCGACCTGCCCGACGCCGTCCACCAGCTGCGCGTCTCCTGCCGCCGGCTGCGCAGCGCCTTCAAGACGTACCGCCGCGTCCTCGACCGGGAGGTCACCGACCCCGTCGGCGAGGAGCTGAAATGGCTCGCCGGAGAGCTGGGCGTCGCCCGCGACCAGGAGGTCCTCGACGAACGGCTGCGCGCCCGCCTCACCGACCTGCCCCGCACCCTCGTCCTCGGCCCCGTCAAGGCCAGGCTGCGCCGCCGGGACGCCGCCCACGGCAGGAGCGCCCGCCGCCAGGCCCTCGCCGCCCTCGACTCCGCCCGCTACCTCGCCCTCCTCGACAGGCTCGACGCGCTCCTCGCCGACCCGCCGCTGCGCAAGGACGCCGCACTCGACGCCCGGGAGGCCCTCGCCCGCGCCGTCCGCAAGGACCACGACCGCCTCGCCGGCCGGATCCACCACGCCCTCTCCCTCGCCCCCGGCGACGAGCGCGACCTCGCCCTCCACGAGGCCCGCAAGGCCGCCAAGCGCGCCCGCTACGCGGCCGAGGCCGCCGAGCCGACCCTCGGGAAGCCCGCGAAGCGGCTGGCGGGACGAGTGAAGGACGTCCAGACCCTGCTCGGCGAACACCAGGACGCCGTCGTCGCCCGCGGGGCCCTGCGCGAGCTCGCGATCATCGCCCACGGGGCCGGGGAATCGGCCTTCACCTGGGGACTTCTGTACGGACGCGAGGAGGCCGCCGCCGAGGCCGCCGAGCGCGGACTCCCCGAGGTCTGGGCCCGGGCATCGGCCCCGGAACTCACTGCGTCTCTGACCCGCTGAGCACCGGGGTACGCTTGAGAGTCGCCCCCCTGCCAGCTCACGAAGGTTCGAGATGTCTGCTGCCGAGTCTGTCTTCCCGCAGCTCGAAGCTCTGCTCCCGCACGTGCAGAAGCCGATTCAGTACGTCGGTGGAGAGCTGAACTCCACGGTCAAGCCGTGGGAGTCCGCCGATGTCCGCTGGGCGCTGATGTACCCGGACGCGTACGAGGTCGGTCTGCCCAACCAGGGCGTCATGATCCTGTACGAGGTGCTCAACGAGCGCGAGGGCGTCCTCGCCGAGCGCACCTACAGCGTCTGGCCGGACCTCGAAGAGCTGATGCGGGAGCACAAGGTCCCGCAGTTCACGGTCGACAGCCACCGGCCCGTCGGCGCGTTCGACGTGTTCGGCCTGAGCTTCTCCACGGAGCTCGGCTACACGAACATGCTCACCGCCCTCGACCTGGCGGGCATCCCGCTGGAGTCGAAGGACCGGACCGTCGACCACCCGATCGTGCTCGCGGGCGGCCACGCGGCCTTCAACCCCGAGCCGATCGCGGACTTCATCGACGCGGCGATCATCGGCGACGGCGAGCAGGCCGTCCTCGACATGACCGAGATCATCCGCGCCTGGAAGGCCGAGGGCCGGCCGGGCGGCCGCGAGGAGGTCCTCTTCCGCCTCGCGAAGACCGGCTCGGTGTACATCCCGCGGTTCTACGACGTGGAGTACCTGCCGGACGGCCGCATCGGCCGGGTCGTGCCCAACAGGTCCGGCGTGCCGTGGCGCGTCTCCAAGCACACCGTCATGGACCTCGACGAGTGGCCGTACCCCAAGCAGCCCCTCGTGCCGCTCGCGGAGACCGTCCACGAGCGCATGTCCGTCGAGATCTTCCGCGGCTGCACCCGCGGCTGCCGCTTCTGCCAGGCCGGCATGATCACGCGCCCCGTGCGGGAGCGAAGCATCACCGGCATCGGCGAGATGGTCGAGAAGGGTCTCAAGGCGACGGGCTTCGAGGAGGTCGGTCTCCTCTCGCTGTCCTCGGCCGACCACTCCGAGATCGGTGAGATCGCCAAGGGCCTCGCCGACCGGTACACGGAGGACAAGGTGGGTCTGTCCCTCCCGTCCACCCGTGTCGACGCCTTCAACGTGGACCTGGCCAACGAGCTGACCAGGAACGGGCGCCGCTCCGGCCTCACCTTCGCCCCCGAGGGCGGCTCCGAGCGCATGCGCAAGGTCATCAACAAGATGGTCTCGGAGGAGGACCTGATCCGGACCGTCTCCACCGCGTACGGCAACGGCTGGCGCCAGGTGAAGCTGTACTTCATGTGCGGCCTGCCGACGGAGACCGACGAGGACGTCCTCCAGATCGCCGACATGGCGATGAACGTGATCGCCGAGGGCCGCAAGGTCTCCGGTCAGAACGACATCCGCTGCACCGTCTCCATCGGCGGTTTCGTCCCCAAGCCGCACACCCCGTTCCAGTGGGCCCCGCAGCTGTCGGCCGAGGAGACGGACGAGCGGCTGCGCAAGCTCCGCGACAAGATCCGCGGCGACAAGAAGTACGGCCGGTCGATCGGCTTCCGCTACCACGACGGCAAGCCCGGCATCGTCGAGGGCCTGCTCTCGCGCGGCGACCGCCGCATCGGCGCCGTCATCCGCGCGGTGTACGAGGACGGCGGCCGCTTCGACGGCTGGCGCGAGCACTTCTCGTACGACCGCTGGATGGCCTGCGCCGAGAAGACGCTGCCGGGGATGGGCGTCGACGTCGCCTGGTACACGACTCGTGAGCGCACCTACGAGGAGGTCCTGCCCTGGGACCACCTGGACTCCGGTCTCGACAAGGACTGGCTCTGGGAGGACTGGCAGGACTCGCTCGACGAGACCGAGGTCGAGGACTGCCGCTGGACCCCGTGCTTCGACTGCGGTGTCTGCCCGCAGATGGACACCCACATCCAGATCGGCCCCACCGGCAAGAAGCTGCTGCCGCTGTCGGTCGTGAAGTAGTCGCCGAAACCACGAAGAGGCGCCCGGGGCAATCGCCCCGGGCGCCTCTTCGTGCGTGGATCCGGTGGATCTAGCGGTCGGCCCGCGCCACGGCGAGCTCGTCCTCTTCCTCGTCCGCCTGCCGCTGCGGCAGCGGGGCGGGGTCCTCGGCCAGACGCGGCGACGGGGCCGGGGTGCGGTCGGCCACGGGGACCACGAGCGGCCGCGGCCGCTCCTCGCCGAGGAAGACCCGGCGGACGACCCGCTCGGCGGCGAAGCCGTCGTCCCACGAGCAGAACCGCTCACGGAAGGCCTGCCGCAGGGCGGCGGCCTGCTCGCCCTCCCAGGCGCCGCCGCGGAAGGCCTCGATCAGCTCGTCCTCGGTGGTGGTGATCACACCGGGGGTGTCACCGGGCTCACCGGAGAGCAGGTCGAAGGTCACACCGCGACAGGTCCGGTACATCTCCCAGTCGTCGGCGTACGTCACGATCGGCCGGTCGAGGTTGGCGTAGTCGAACATGATCGACGAGTAGTCGGTGATCAGCGCGTCCGCCGCCAGGCAGAGCTCCTCCACCGACGGGTGCCGCGACACGTCGACGAGCGCGCCGCGCTCGGCGAGGACGTTCAGCTCCGGGTCGCCGCCGTAGAAGTAGTGGGCGCGGACCAGCAGGACGTAGTCCGGGCCGAGTTCACGCGCGAAGCGGGCGAAGTCGAGGCGCGGGACGAAGGCGTCCTTCTGGTGGTCGCGCACGGTGGGCGCGTACAGGATCGCCTTCTTGCCGTGCCCGATGCCGAGTTCGCCGCGGATCCGGCGCACGTCCGCGGCGGTGGCGCGGTAGTAGACGTCGTTGCGCGGGTAGCCGGTGTTCAGGGTCCGGAAGGCGGCCGGGTAGACCCGCTCCCAGTGCTCGGTGGAGTGCTGGTTCGACGAGACGCTCCAGTCCCAGCGGTCCACCCGCTCCAGGAGCTTGTCGAAGTCCATGCTGCGGGCGACGGCCGGGTAGCCCTGCTGGTCCAGGCCCATCCGCTTGAGCGGGGTGCCGTGGTGGGTCTGCAGATGGATCTGGCCGGGGCGCTTGATCACGGCGTCCGGGAAGTTCACGTTGTTGACCAGGTACTTGGCCCGGGCCAGCGCCTTCCAGTAGCCGAAGGTGGCCGGGGCGATCCGCTTCAGGCCGGGCGGTGTGCTGCCGGCGTGCTCCTTGTTCACGACCCACACCCCGCGGATGCCGGGCGCGAGCTTCCTGGCGGCCTCGTGCACGGCGAGCGGGTTGCAGCTGGGCGTGCGGCCCCAGTACGCCGAGTACACGGCGAGGTTGTCGTCCACGGGGAGGCGGCGCTGCACGGCGTAGTAGGTGCGCAGGGCCTTGCGGCTGCCCCAGCGCTTGGACTTGCCGAGGACCCCGAAGGCCGTCTCGCGGGTGCCGTTGACCGTCTTGAGGGCCTCGAAGGCGGTGTACGAGCCGGTCCGCAGCACCTTGAACTTCAGGCCGACCATGCCGGGCGGCGGGGTGTAGCCCGCGGGCTCGTTCCGGCGGTAGGTCTTGCCGGCCTGCTTGAGGTAGGCGCGCCGGTGGCTGCGGGGTATTCGGAAGCCGCGGGCGAAGGTGAACAGGAAGTGGGAGACCATCCGCTCGAAGACGAGCTCGCGGTACGCGTCGAGGCCGGGCCGGCCTTCGAGGTAGTCGAAGACCCGCTGGTACTGGTCGAAGATCACGAAGTGCTTGCGCGGGGAGCTGCTGCGCATCGAGCTGCCCTGGCGGCGCTGGCGGTACTCGACGACCACGTACTCCAGGCCCGCGACGCGCTCGGCGGCGGCCATGGTCGTGTAGACCATGAGCGCGTCCTCGTACAGGCCGTCGGTGAAGGTGTAGCCCTCGCCGGTGAAGAAGTCGCGGCGGTAGACGCGGTTCCAGACGACGGCGAAGATCCGCAGCAGTTCGAGCTGGTCGACGGGGCGGACCACCCGGTCACGGATGTCGGCCAGGTACGGGCCGGTCTTGCTGGCCTCGACGCTGCCGTCCACATGGGTGCGGACGTGGTCGAACAGCAGGATCTCGGGGTCCTGGGCCTCGTCGAGGCGGTCGGCCATGGCCTGCAGGGAGCCGGGGCGGATCGAGTCGTCGCCGTCGATGAAGAGCAGGTAGTCGCCGCGGGCGTGCTCGACGCCGGTGTTGCGGGCGGCGCCGATGCCGCCGTTCTCGGCGCGGTGGACGGCGCGCACCCGCGGGTCGCGGGCGGCGAACTCGTCGATGACGGCGCCGCTGCTGTCGAGGGAGCAGTCGTCGACCGCGATGACCTCGAAGTTCTCGTAACCCTGCGACGTCACCGACTCGAGGCACTCACGGATGTAGCCCTCGACCCCGTAGACAGGGATGATCACGCTGAATCTGGGGGTAGCTGCAGCCGTCATGCCTTGTTGTCTCCTCAGTCGAACCGCTCAAATGAAGTATGACAGGAGCGCTTCCGCGCCCCGGAGGCCGTGGGCGCCCACGGGCCGGGGGCTCCCGCCCACGTCACGGCCGTTTTGGCCCCCCGAGGGGCGGTCCGTCCGTTCGGTGATCCGGCGACGGATGGGTGATGTCGGACACAACGGCAGGAAAACGCCTGTGGTACGGATCGTCTATTCTGGAGTGCTGCGGCGGCCGGGGAGGTCGCCGCAGAGTCGTATAGGCCGAGCGGAACCAGGTCTTGCCGAGGGCTGGGCGGGTTTTTCCCGGAGGGCGGAGACGCCCCTCATCGGTCCGCTGAAAAACCGAAAAGCACGCCCCGTCATCCCTCAGGCGCTCGAGCTCGTCGAGCGGGTCTGAAACGGAAAGGAACGCAGAACTACATGGCACCCCGGCTCAGCGTCATCGTCCCGATCTACAACGTGGCGCAGTACCTACCCGCCTGCCTCAACTCGTTGGCCGTGCAGACCTTCCAGGACCTGGAAGTGCTCATGATCGACGACGGGTCCACCGACGAGTCCAACGGGATAGCGGCGGAGTTCGCGGCCAAGGACGCCCGCTTCCGGCTGATCCGCAAGGAGAACGCCGGCCTGGGTGCCGCCCGTAACACCGGCCTGGACAGCCTGGCGCCGGAGAGCGAGTTCCTCGCCTTCGTCGACAGCGACGACATGATCCCGCCGGACGCCTACCGGATGATGATCAGCAGCCTGGACGAGACCGGCTCCTCCTTCGCCACGGGCAACGTCGAGCACATCAACTCGACCAAGGTGTGGCAGTCCCCCATGCACCGCTTCCTCTCCCGTGGCGCGGTCAAGCGCACGCACGTCCGGAAGAAGCGCCAGCTCCTCACGGACCGGATCGCCTGCAACAAGGTGTTCCGGCGTGACTTCTGGGAGCAGCACGCGCTGCGCTTCCCCGAGGGCGTGCTGTACGAGGACACCCCGGTCATCGTGCCGGCCCAGTACCTCGCCGAGTCCGTCGACATCATCAGCCAGGCCACGTACTACTGGCGTCTGCGCGAGGGCGAGGCGAGCCCCTCGATCACCCAGCGCCGCAACGAGCCCAAGGCCGCCCGCGACCGCGCGTCCGCCGTGGAGTCCGTCAGCCGGTTCTTCGCCGCGCAGAAGGAGCCCCTCGCCGACTCGCTGAAGCGTGAGTACGACCACACCGTGCTCACCGGCGACCTGCGCATCTTCCTCAACGTGCTGCCCGACGGCGACGAGGAGTACCGCACCGAGTTCCTGCGCGTGGCCAACAAGTACCTCGACCAG is part of the Streptomyces sp. NBC_00250 genome and harbors:
- a CDS encoding TIGR03960 family B12-binding radical SAM protein, producing the protein MSAAESVFPQLEALLPHVQKPIQYVGGELNSTVKPWESADVRWALMYPDAYEVGLPNQGVMILYEVLNEREGVLAERTYSVWPDLEELMREHKVPQFTVDSHRPVGAFDVFGLSFSTELGYTNMLTALDLAGIPLESKDRTVDHPIVLAGGHAAFNPEPIADFIDAAIIGDGEQAVLDMTEIIRAWKAEGRPGGREEVLFRLAKTGSVYIPRFYDVEYLPDGRIGRVVPNRSGVPWRVSKHTVMDLDEWPYPKQPLVPLAETVHERMSVEIFRGCTRGCRFCQAGMITRPVRERSITGIGEMVEKGLKATGFEEVGLLSLSSADHSEIGEIAKGLADRYTEDKVGLSLPSTRVDAFNVDLANELTRNGRRSGLTFAPEGGSERMRKVINKMVSEEDLIRTVSTAYGNGWRQVKLYFMCGLPTETDEDVLQIADMAMNVIAEGRKVSGQNDIRCTVSIGGFVPKPHTPFQWAPQLSAEETDERLRKLRDKIRGDKKYGRSIGFRYHDGKPGIVEGLLSRGDRRIGAVIRAVYEDGGRFDGWREHFSYDRWMACAEKTLPGMGVDVAWYTTRERTYEEVLPWDHLDSGLDKDWLWEDWQDSLDETEVEDCRWTPCFDCGVCPQMDTHIQIGPTGKKLLPLSVVK
- a CDS encoding CYTH and CHAD domain-containing protein codes for the protein MADTKREIERKYEATPRTGLPDLTRAAGVASVTDEGVTELDAVYYDTPGLRLAADALTLRRRTGGEDAGWHLKFPVASGIRDEIRAPLSDTLPRSLAGLLRSRVRDGEVVPVVRLRSSRDVRHLRDGDGTLLAELSVDTVHAEGLTSGGEAAWTEIEVELADDTDPAILDAVEKRLRKAGIRPSDSPSKLSRALAETGVEPAAAPVTPGTPGTAAAAVLGYVREHVEAIVAHDPAVRRDLPDAVHQLRVSCRRLRSAFKTYRRVLDREVTDPVGEELKWLAGELGVARDQEVLDERLRARLTDLPRTLVLGPVKARLRRRDAAHGRSARRQALAALDSARYLALLDRLDALLADPPLRKDAALDAREALARAVRKDHDRLAGRIHHALSLAPGDERDLALHEARKAAKRARYAAEAAEPTLGKPAKRLAGRVKDVQTLLGEHQDAVVARGALRELAIIAHGAGESAFTWGLLYGREEAAAEAAERGLPEVWARASAPELTASLTR
- a CDS encoding bifunctional glycosyltransferase/CDP-glycerol:glycerophosphate glycerophosphotransferase, which translates into the protein MTAAATPRFSVIIPVYGVEGYIRECLESVTSQGYENFEVIAVDDCSLDSSGAVIDEFAARDPRVRAVHRAENGGIGAARNTGVEHARGDYLLFIDGDDSIRPGSLQAMADRLDEAQDPEILLFDHVRTHVDGSVEASKTGPYLADIRDRVVRPVDQLELLRIFAVVWNRVYRRDFFTGEGYTFTDGLYEDALMVYTTMAAAERVAGLEYVVVEYRQRRQGSSMRSSSPRKHFVIFDQYQRVFDYLEGRPGLDAYRELVFERMVSHFLFTFARGFRIPRSHRRAYLKQAGKTYRRNEPAGYTPPPGMVGLKFKVLRTGSYTAFEALKTVNGTRETAFGVLGKSKRWGSRKALRTYYAVQRRLPVDDNLAVYSAYWGRTPSCNPLAVHEAARKLAPGIRGVWVVNKEHAGSTPPGLKRIAPATFGYWKALARAKYLVNNVNFPDAVIKRPGQIHLQTHHGTPLKRMGLDQQGYPAVARSMDFDKLLERVDRWDWSVSSNQHSTEHWERVYPAAFRTLNTGYPRNDVYYRATAADVRRIRGELGIGHGKKAILYAPTVRDHQKDAFVPRLDFARFARELGPDYVLLVRAHYFYGGDPELNVLAERGALVDVSRHPSVEELCLAADALITDYSSIMFDYANLDRPIVTYADDWEMYRTCRGVTFDLLSGEPGDTPGVITTTEDELIEAFRGGAWEGEQAAALRQAFRERFCSWDDGFAAERVVRRVFLGEERPRPLVVPVADRTPAPSPRLAEDPAPLPQRQADEEEDELAVARADR